A window from Sus scrofa isolate TJ Tabasco breed Duroc chromosome 2, Sscrofa11.1, whole genome shotgun sequence encodes these proteins:
- the LOC100522849 gene encoding pregnancy-associated glycoprotein 2-like produces the protein MKWLVILGLVALSDCLVMIPLTKVKSVRESLREKGLLKNFLKEHPYKMIQNQKIACHPLRNYLDMAYVGNITIGTPPQQFSVVFDTGSADLWVPSVYCKSKACVTHRSFNPSHSSTFRLPGKNFELKYGSGKISGFLGYDTVWIGSLRTMNQVFGLSQLETGEAFEHGVFDGLLGLGFPSLALKGTTPIFDNLKKQGQISEPVFAFYLSTKEEGSAVIFGGVDRSFYKGELKWVPLTKPNYWQIALDRITWRGQIFGCPRGCQAIVDTGTTYLLGPHAEVDKIHSLMNAVPLQEEYLVHCNARDTYPDIIFTINNVDYPVPAHAYIRKDANDILCYSTFEAMADTLTKSQTWILGDVFLKVYFTVFDRGQNRIGLARAA, from the exons ATGAAGTGGCTTGTGATCCTTGGGCTGGTGGCCCTCTCAGACTGCTTAGTCAT GATCCCTCTCACGAAGGTCAAGTCCGTCCgagaaagcctcagagaaaaaggCTTGCTGAAAAATTTCCTCAAGGAACATCCTTACAAAATGATCCAGAACCAGAAAATCGCTTGTCACCCGCTGAGGAACTACCTGGAT ATGGCCTACGTGGGCAACATCACCATCGGCACACCCCCACAGCAGTTCAGCGTCGTCTTTGACACCGGCTCAGCTGACCTGTGGGTGCCCTCCGTCTACTGCAAAAGCAAGGCCTGTG TTACACACAGGTCCTTCAACCCTTCCCACTCCAGCACCTTCCGCCTCCCGGGCAAAAACTTCGAGTTGAAATACGGCTCTGGAAAGATTTCAGGATTCCTTGGCTATGACACTGTTTGG ATCGGCAGTCTCAGGACCATGAACCAGGTATTTGGCCTGAGCCAGTTGGAGACCGGTGAGGCCTTTGAACATGGAGTCTTTGATGGCCTCCTGGGCCTGGGCTTTCCCAGCCTCGCCCTCAAAGGGACCACCCCCATCTTCGACAACCTAAAGAAGCAAGGGCAAATTTCTGAGCCTGTCTTTGCCTTCTACCTGAGCAC gaaggaggagggcagTGCAGTGATATTTGGTGGCGTGGACAGAAGCTTCTATAAAGGAGAGCTCAAGTGGGTGCCCCTGACAAAACCCAACTACTGGCAGATCGCCTTGGACAG GATCACCTGGAGAGGGCAAATTTTTGGTTGTCCCCGCGGCTGCCAGGCCATCGTGGATACCGGGACCACGTACCTGCTTGGCCCACACGCAGAGGTGGACAAAATCCATTCTCTCATGAACGCAGTGCCCCTTCAGGAAGAG TACCTGGTCCATTGTAATGCCAGGGACACCTACCCTGACATCATCTTCACCATTAACAATGTCGACTACCCAGTGCCAGCTCATGCCTACATCCGAAAG GATGCTAATGATATCCTCTGCTACAGCACCTTTGAGGCGATGGCGGATACTCTGACCAAGAGCCAGACCTGGATCCTGGGTGATGTCTTCTTAAAGGTGTACTTCACCGTGTTCGATCGAGGACAGAACAGGATTGGCCTGGCTCGGGCCGCATAA